A genomic window from Peromyscus maniculatus bairdii isolate BWxNUB_F1_BW_parent chromosome 1, HU_Pman_BW_mat_3.1, whole genome shotgun sequence includes:
- the LOC102917494 gene encoding olfactory receptor 2AG1-like — protein MEPWNSTLRSDFILVGILDDSGSPELLCAVFTALYMLALTSNGLLLLVITMDSRLHVPMYFLLGQLSLMDLLFTSVVTPKAVIDFLLRDNTITFESCALQMFLALTLGGAEDLLLAFMAYDRYVAICHPLNYMIFMRPSICWLMVAASWILASLMALGYTTYTMHYPFCKSRKIRHLLCEIPPLLKLACADISMYELMVYVMGVTFLIPPLAAILASYTLILFTVLHMPSNEGRKKALVTCSSHLTVVGMFYGAATFMYVLPNSFHSSRQDNIISVFYTIVTPALNPIIYSLRNKEVTGALIRVLGRYILPANPTL, from the coding sequence ATGGAGCCCTGGAATTCCACCTTGAGAAgtgacttcatcttggtggggaTTCTGGATGACAGTGGCTCTCCTGAACTGCTCTGTGCCGTATTCACAGCCCTTTACATGTTGGCTTTGACCAGCAATGGACTGCTGCTTCTGGTCATCACCATGGATTCCCGTCTTCATGTGCCCATGTACTTCCTGCTTGGGCAGCTGTCCCTCATGGATCTCCTCTTCACTTCAGTTGTTACTCCCAAGGCTGTCAtagattttctgctcagggataACACCATCACCTTTGAGAGCTGTGCCCTTCAGATGTTCCTGGCACTGACCTTGGGTGGCGCAGAGGACCTTCTTTTGGCCTTCATGGCCTATGACAGGTATGTAGCCATTTGTCATCCTCTGAACTATATGATCTTCATGAGGCCAAGCATCTGCTGGCTCATGGTGGCTGCATCATGGATCCTTGCATCCTTGATGGCTTTAGGATATACTACCTACACCATGCATTATCCCTTTTGCAAATCCCGGAAGATCAGACACTTGCTCTGTGAGATCCCTCCACTGCTGAAGCTGGCCTGTGCAGACATCTCCATGTATGAACTCATGGTTTATGTGATGGGTGTGACCTTCCTTATTCCCCCTCTTGCTGCCATCCTGGCTTCCTACACACTAATTCTTTTTACTGTGCTCCATATGCCCTCAAATGAGGGCAGGAAGAAAGCGCTTGTCACCTGCTCTTCTCATCTGACTGTGGTTGGAATGTTCTATGGGGCTGCCACTTTCATGTATGTCCTGCCCAATTCCTTTCACAGCTCTAGACAAGACAATATAATATCTGTGTTCTATACAATAGTCACCCCAGCCCTGAACCCCatcatctacagcctgaggaatAAAGAGGTCACTGGGGCTTTAATAAGAGTCCTGGGCAGATACATCCTGCCAGCAAACCCCACCCTCTAG
- the LOC102918115 gene encoding olfactory receptor 2D3-like yields MGEDNRTSVTEFIFLGLSQDPQTQALLFFLFLLIYLLTVLGNLLIIILIHTDPRLHTPMYFFLRNLSFADLCFSTTTVPQVLIHFLVKRKTISFVGCSTQIVVLLLVGCTECALLAVMSYDRYVAVCKPLHYSTIMTHWVCVQLAAGSWASGAFVSLVDTTFTLRLPYRGNNVINHFFCEPPALLKLASTDTYSTEMAIFAMGVIILLAPVSLILISYWNIISTVIQMQSGEGRLKVFSTCGSHLIVVVLFYGSAIFAYMRPNSKTMNEKDKMISVFYSAVTPMLNPIIYSLRNKDVKGALRRITAK; encoded by the coding sequence ATGGGTGAAGACAACAGAACGTCTGTGACAGAATTCATCTTCCTGGGCCTCTCACAGGACCCACAAACCCAagcccttctcttcttcctctttctcctcatctACCTGCTCACTGTGCTGGGAAATCTgctcatcatcatcctcatccacACAGATCCCAGActccacactcccatgtactttttcctTAGAAACTTGTCCTTTGCAGATCTCTGCTTTTCTACCACCACAGTTCCCCAAGTGCTCATCCACTTCCTGGTGAAGAGAAAGACCATTTCTTTTGTTGGATGCTCAACTCAAATAGTCGTGTTACTTCTGGTTGGGTGTACGGAGTGTGCACTCCTGGCAGTGATGTCCTATGACCGATATGTGGCTGTCTGCAAGCCTCTGCACTACTCCACCATCATGACACACTGGGTATGTGTCCAGCTGGCTGCAGGGTCCTGGGCCAGTGGTGCGTTTGTGTCCCTGGTAGATACCACATTCACACTGCGTCTCCCTTACCGAGGAAATAATGTCATTAACCACTTTTTCTGTGAACCTCCTGCCCTCCTGAAGCTGGCCTCAACAGACACCTACAGCACAGAAATGGCCATCTTTGCAATGGGTGTGATCATCCTTCTAGCCCCTGTCTCCCTCATCCTCATCTCCTACTGGAACATCATCTCCACTGTGATCCAGATGCAgtctggggaggggaggctcAAGGTCTTCTCCACCTGTGGTTCCCACCTCATTGTTGTTGTCCTCTTCTATGGCTCAGCAATATTTGCATACATGAGACCAAATTCCAAGACAATGAATGAAAAGGATAAAATGATTTCAGTGTTCTATTCAGCAGTGACCCCCATGCTGAACCCCATTATTTACAGCCTGAGAAACAAGGATGTCAAAGGGGCTCTCAGGAGAATAACTGCAAAATAg
- the LOC102918423 gene encoding olfactory receptor 2D3-like: protein MGEDNRTSVTEFIFLGLSQDPQTQALLFFLFLLIYLLTVLGNLLIIILIHTDPRLHTPMYFFLRNLSFADLCFSTTTVPQVLIHFLVKKKTISFVGCSTQIVVLLLVGCTDCALLAVMSYDRYVAVCKPLHYSTIMTHWVCVQLAVGSWASGAFVSLVDATFTLRLPYRGNNVINHFFCEAPALLKLASADTYSTEMAIFAMGVIILLAPVSLILISYWNIISTVIQMQSGEGRLKVFSTCGSHLIVVGLFYGSAIFAYMRPNSKTMNEKDKMISVFYSAVTPMLNPIIYSLRNKDVKGALRRMTSR from the coding sequence ATGGGTGAAGACAACAGAACATCTGTGACAGAATTCATCTTCCTGGGTCTATCACAGGACCCACAAACCCAagcccttctcttcttcctctttctcctcatctACCTGCTCACTGTGCTGGGAAATCTgctcatcatcatcctcatccacACAGACCCCAGActccacactcccatgtactttttcctTAGAAACTTGTCCTTTGCAGATCTCTGCTTTTCTACCACCACAGTTCCCCAAGTGCTCATCCACTTCCTGGTGAAGAAAAAGACCATTTCTTTTGTTGGATGTTCAACTCAGATAGTCGTGTTACTTCTGGTTGGATGTACAGATTGTGCACTCCTGGCAGTGATGTCCTATGACCGATATGTGGCTGTCTGCAAGCCTCTGCACTACTCCACCATCATGACACACTGGGTATGTGTCCAGCTGGCTGTAGGGTCCTGGGCCAGTGGTGCATTTGTGTCCCTGGTAGATGCCACATTCACACTGCGTCTCCCTTACCGAGGAAATAATGTCATTAACCACTTTTTCTGTGAAGCTCCTGCTCTTCTGAAGCTGGCTTCAGCAGACACTTACAGCACAGAAATGGCCATCTTTGCAATGGGTGTGATCATCCTCCTAGCACCTGTCTCCCTCATCCTCATCTCCTACTGGAACATCATCTCCACTGTGATCCAGATGCAgtctggggaggggaggctcAAGGTCTTCTCCACCTGTGGTTCCCACCTCATTGTTGTTGGTCTCTTCTATGGCTCAGCAATATTTGCATACATGAGACCAAACTCCAAGACAATGAATGAAAAGGATAAAATGATTTCAGTGTTCTATTCAGCAGTGACCCCCATGCTGAACCCCATTATTTACAGCCTGAGAAACAAGGATGTCAAAGGGGCTCTCAGGAGAATGACTTCAAGATAA